Part of the Microcoleus sp. AS-A8 genome, TTACCCTAGATATTCTTTATCTTAATTGATTTGAGCAGAGAGTAATACAAAGCAATTGTATCAATAATCTTTTAACCTTTATTAAACCCTTTAAACTGAATTTATTCAACACCCTTTAGAGAGACATGTACTTAAAAATCGAGGTAATTATCAAGATTTACTAACATCCAAAAGCGGTATTAGCGGAGGCAAGCTTGAACAAATTTAGAGATAGCTAGCGAGAGCTTTCCCTCATAAGTTTCTGCCAATTCATCCTCAAAAATTGTTAACTCGCTTGGCTGACCCCGCTTGATATCGACGGCAATTACTTGCGCCCCTTCCTCTTCTAAATCTTCAATGTAACCCCCTAAGGACTGTTTAGCTTCGTTGGCTCTTGCAAAAGAACCAAAGTAGTAGATACAATGAGGTTCTTGGGTGATAATTTCGACCCACCAAGCCATTCCCATGTTCTCCAAATAACACGCAAAACACCCTTGATTATTTTCCCAATTTTTTCTGCTCATTCTTCGCGAGTCCTTTTGGTGGACTTTTGAACTTAAATTGATATTTTTTCTAGCGATAAGGGCAACATTTTTTATCTATATACTGCAAAAAAACGTAGTTTCTCAAAAATGTCTTATCAACTCAAAAGAGGCAAAGAAAAAGATTTATTTAAACTATATTTCTCATTAACACGCAGTTTGTTGCAAGGAATGAGGACGCTAGAAACTTGACAAATTTGAATTTCTAGTTGGTCTGAAGGCAGGGCTTCAAATAACACACGCTGCCCCGGAAAAACTACTTGCTCCCAAGGCGAATTTGGAAGAGTCCGGATAATTTGAATTTTGCAGGTGTCGTTGATATAGAAGCAGAGAATTTTTTCAGGAGAATTATTAAGAACAGAATTTAAAAAAGTCATATTGATAATTCCTTTAAAAAAGGAAATTTGTTTTCAGTAACCTAATACTTCCTGAGGGAGATTGTTGGTTAGGGAGGCGACATCCCTAAACGGCAAGCAGTCACAGAATTTTATAAGTGTTCGTCTTTACTAAAACTTGGTGAGCGCGAAAGTTGTAAAGCGTTACAGTGAAAGTCTTTCATCCGCCACGGCTTTCTACCTGAATCGTTCGAGAGAGGGTGCAAGACTTATTTGTGTACCAATAGCGAGTCTCAACCCAGTCCTGCGAAACTTGCCAACTCGTCACCTGGGGAAGGCGATCAAACTTTAGTCACCGGATAGTCTGGTGATAAGTTCAGACACAACCTGCCTTAAGGCTCAATACCCGCCTAATGTTGCCGATGAGCGCCACTACCCGTGAGAACCCAAAGTCCGTGATTCAGAGCAGACGGAATTGCGGATGTAAAAGAGGGCGCTGTACCTCTGGAACTCAGTCAAATCTTCAGAGCTTTGCTGATGCTGGGTTTTTGCCTACCTCCGCCTCCAAGGCGGCAGCTATTTGAACTTTTAGGTACGTTATCGTACTCACTATTAAATATAACACTTATGTGCGTCAACGTACTAAAAAACTTTGTTACACTGGTTATGTAAGCAACTAGCCGTAGAGCTTGTTCTTTAGAGATTTCACCTTTTGACATCGGAAGCGGAACCTTTAAACCGCACCTTGTGCCGTCAGTTGTCTTTTTTAAACACAACTGGCTCAAGGAGTGTCTCCATGCCCCTGTCCAACCCCCCCCGAACGCCAGGGGAAAACCGACTTTTGGCTGCTCTCCCCAGTGAGATCAAAGCACGTCTAGAACCCAACTTGGAAAGGGTTTCGCTGCCTTTCAAGGAAGTTCTCTACGAGTCCAGAGAAGTCATCGAGTACGTCTATTTCCCCATTAATGGCGTAGTCTCTCTGCTCACCATTGTGGAAGAGCGCACCCTAGCCGAAGTGGGTCTGGTAGGCAATGAAGGCATAGTCGGTCTCTCGGTTTTCTTGGGAATCGAGGCAAGTCCCTTCAAGGCGATTGTGCAGGTTCCTGGGGAAGCCATGAGGATGAAGGCGGATGTATTCAAAGACTTCGTCAACCCAGATAGTCCGCTTTACAGCCTGCTGCTGCGCTACACGCACGCGCTGATGTGCCAAATCTCGCAATCGGCGGCCTGCAACCGTCACCACTCAGTGGAAGAGCGTTGCTGCCGTTGGCTGCTGATGACGCGCGATCGCGTGCAGTCAGACCAGTTTCCGATCACCCATGAGTTCCTCTCCCAAATGCTGGGGGTGCGCCGCGCCGGTATCACGGTGGTGGCT contains:
- a CDS encoding Crp/Fnr family transcriptional regulator; translation: MPLSNPPRTPGENRLLAALPSEIKARLEPNLERVSLPFKEVLYESREVIEYVYFPINGVVSLLTIVEERTLAEVGLVGNEGIVGLSVFLGIEASPFKAIVQVPGEAMRMKADVFKDFVNPDSPLYSLLLRYTHALMCQISQSAACNRHHSVEERCCRWLLMTRDRVQSDQFPITHEFLSQMLGVRRAGITVVAGMLQKAGLIRYSRGQMTILDRPGLEAVSCQCYRLVKEEEDGCIPCVA
- a CDS encoding DUF1830 domain-containing protein, coding for MTFLNSVLNNSPEKILCFYINDTCKIQIIRTLPNSPWEQVVFPGQRVLFEALPSDQLEIQICQVSSVLIPCNKLRVNEKYSLNKSFSLPLLS
- a CDS encoding DUF1816 domain-containing protein; this encodes MSRKNWENNQGCFACYLENMGMAWWVEIITQEPHCIYYFGSFARANEAKQSLGGYIEDLEEEGAQVIAVDIKRGQPSELTIFEDELAETYEGKLSLAISKFVQACLR